One region of Haloprofundus salilacus genomic DNA includes:
- the pepF gene encoding oligoendopeptidase F produces the protein MSSVPERSDIDEEYKWDLESIYASDDDWNEAYEHVESRIDDIAAYEGRATEDAETLYELLELLESVMRDVSKVASYAQLRASEDTRNQEYQALSARAQSLASDARSASSFVEPELQELDEDDVQAFIDEEPVLAEYEHYFDDVLRAKPHTRSKEVEELLADLSEVMGAPSDFYSMLANADLTFPTVEDPDGNGIEISQGNFTKLQKHPNREFRQEVHEQFYDEWEDVRNSVGSSLKNSVKADVKLADARNYDTAREAALDGPNIPVEVYDNLLSTVRDNLDKLHRHADLKRQALDVDTLQMWDLYMSLTGEEGPKISYEQAKEYVVEAVAPLGEEYQERMAEGLEDRWVDVYENRGKRAGAYSSGTYDTQPFIMMNYQDDITSMFTLAHELGHSMHSELAKDEQPWQYADYEIFVAEVASTVNETLLTHYLLENAEDDELRRHVLDEYLERFRSTLYRQTMFADFELQIHEAVEAGEPLTPDAFDQLYGNLKSEFYEPAEVDDRIAREWMRIPHFYYNYYVYQYSTGISAAVAVVERILDEGEEAAADYREALAMGGSAYPMEVLETAGVDMTSPEPIEDALGVYGDYLDRVAELLDLD, from the coding sequence ATGAGTTCGGTTCCCGAACGCAGCGACATCGACGAGGAGTACAAGTGGGATCTGGAGAGCATCTACGCCTCTGACGACGACTGGAACGAGGCGTACGAGCACGTGGAGTCGCGCATCGACGACATCGCGGCCTACGAGGGTCGAGCGACCGAGGACGCGGAGACTCTGTACGAACTGCTCGAACTGCTGGAGTCGGTGATGCGCGACGTCTCGAAGGTCGCCTCCTACGCGCAACTCCGCGCCAGCGAGGACACCAGAAACCAGGAGTACCAGGCGCTCTCGGCGCGTGCGCAGTCGCTGGCGTCCGACGCCCGCAGCGCGTCCAGTTTCGTCGAACCCGAACTACAGGAACTCGACGAGGACGACGTACAGGCGTTTATCGACGAGGAGCCGGTGCTCGCGGAGTACGAACACTACTTCGACGACGTGCTTCGAGCCAAACCGCACACGCGCTCGAAGGAGGTGGAGGAGTTGCTCGCGGACCTCTCGGAGGTGATGGGCGCGCCGAGCGACTTCTACTCGATGCTCGCCAACGCCGACCTGACGTTCCCGACGGTCGAAGACCCCGACGGCAACGGGATAGAAATCTCGCAGGGCAACTTCACGAAGCTCCAGAAGCACCCGAACCGCGAGTTCCGCCAAGAGGTCCACGAACAGTTCTACGACGAGTGGGAGGACGTGCGCAACTCGGTCGGTAGTTCGTTGAAAAACAGCGTGAAAGCCGACGTGAAACTGGCGGACGCGCGCAACTACGACACCGCCCGCGAGGCAGCGCTCGACGGCCCGAACATCCCAGTCGAGGTGTACGACAACCTCCTGAGTACGGTCCGAGACAATCTCGACAAACTCCACCGCCACGCCGACCTGAAGCGGCAGGCGCTCGACGTCGACACGCTCCAGATGTGGGACCTTTACATGTCGCTGACGGGCGAGGAAGGCCCCAAAATCAGCTACGAGCAGGCCAAGGAGTACGTCGTCGAGGCTGTCGCGCCGCTCGGCGAGGAGTATCAGGAGCGGATGGCCGAAGGTCTCGAAGATCGGTGGGTCGACGTGTACGAGAACCGCGGCAAGCGCGCCGGAGCGTACTCCTCGGGCACGTACGACACCCAGCCGTTCATCATGATGAACTATCAGGACGACATCACCTCGATGTTCACCCTGGCGCACGAACTCGGCCACTCGATGCACTCGGAGTTGGCGAAGGACGAGCAACCGTGGCAGTACGCCGACTACGAGATTTTCGTCGCCGAGGTGGCGAGCACGGTCAACGAGACGCTTCTCACCCACTACCTCCTCGAAAACGCCGAAGACGACGAACTCCGCCGCCACGTCCTCGACGAGTACCTCGAACGGTTCCGCTCGACGCTGTACCGACAGACGATGTTCGCCGACTTCGAACTGCAGATTCACGAGGCGGTCGAAGCGGGTGAACCGCTCACCCCCGACGCGTTCGACCAACTCTATGGCAATCTGAAATCCGAGTTCTACGAACCCGCCGAAGTCGACGACCGTATCGCCCGCGAGTGGATGCGCATCCCGCACTTCTACTACAACTACTACGTCTACCAGTACAGCACGGGCATCAGCGCCGCGGTCGCGGTCGTCGAGCGCATCCTCGACGAGGGCGAGGAGGCCGCCGCCGACTACCGTGAGGCGCTCGCGATGGGCGGCAGCGCGTACCCGATGGAAGTACTGGAGACCGCAGGCGTCGACATGACCTCCCCCGAACCCATCGAAGACGCTCTCGGCGTCTACGGTGACTACCTCGACCGCGTCGCCGAGTTACTCGACCTCGACTGA
- a CDS encoding M28 family peptidase, translated as MAEQETTPGDSADAADAFAAAMGRTWTDDQPWNFITDLTALGDRMGGSAGERRAADLVADAFADAGVEGIELDTFEMNQWTRGWTELELTAPVERPFDAIALPYSPSGDVEAELVDVGYGTPDEIEAEDVDGKIVVASTTTPSGRFIHRMEKYGCAVDAGAEAFVFVNHIEGQLPPTGSLTFGDEGSVPAVGVSKETGAWLKEYAANTGGETGRVRITVEAETTPGESQNVVGHVGPHTDEELLLLAHYDAHDIAEGALDNGCGIATVVTAARILAQADLDVGVRVAGVGCEEIGLLGAERVAETADLSEIKAVVNVDGAGRFRNLVALTHDSDAMSAAAERIEETTRQPIDVDDAPHPFSDHWPFVREGVPAFQLHSDSGERGRGWGHTHADTRDKVDDRNIREHAMLTALLVDDLSKTDAPRLDLDDLAETFRENDFEVGMRAAGLWPAEWE; from the coding sequence ATGGCCGAACAGGAGACCACACCGGGCGACAGCGCAGACGCGGCCGACGCGTTCGCCGCCGCGATGGGTCGCACGTGGACCGACGACCAACCGTGGAACTTCATCACCGACCTCACCGCGCTCGGCGACCGGATGGGCGGCAGCGCCGGCGAGCGCCGAGCGGCGGACCTCGTCGCCGACGCTTTCGCCGACGCGGGCGTCGAGGGCATCGAACTCGACACGTTCGAGATGAATCAGTGGACCCGCGGGTGGACGGAACTCGAACTCACCGCGCCCGTCGAGCGACCGTTCGACGCCATCGCGCTCCCGTACTCCCCGTCGGGCGACGTGGAGGCCGAGCTCGTGGACGTGGGCTACGGCACGCCCGACGAGATCGAAGCCGAGGACGTGGACGGGAAAATCGTCGTCGCGAGCACGACGACGCCTTCCGGGCGATTCATCCACCGGATGGAGAAGTACGGCTGTGCGGTCGACGCGGGCGCAGAGGCGTTCGTCTTCGTCAACCACATCGAGGGCCAACTGCCGCCGACCGGCTCGCTCACCTTCGGCGACGAGGGGTCGGTTCCGGCCGTCGGCGTGAGCAAGGAGACCGGCGCGTGGCTGAAGGAGTACGCCGCGAACACCGGCGGCGAGACCGGTCGCGTCCGCATCACCGTCGAAGCGGAGACCACGCCCGGCGAGAGTCAGAACGTCGTCGGCCACGTCGGTCCGCACACCGACGAAGAGCTGCTGTTGCTCGCGCACTACGACGCCCACGACATCGCCGAGGGCGCGCTCGACAACGGCTGCGGCATCGCCACCGTCGTCACCGCCGCGCGCATTCTCGCGCAGGCTGACCTCGACGTCGGCGTCCGCGTGGCGGGCGTCGGCTGCGAGGAGATCGGCCTCCTCGGGGCCGAACGCGTCGCCGAGACGGCCGACCTGAGCGAGATAAAAGCCGTCGTCAACGTCGACGGCGCGGGGCGGTTCCGCAACCTCGTCGCGCTGACGCACGACTCCGACGCGATGAGCGCCGCCGCCGAGCGAATCGAGGAAACGACGCGCCAGCCGATAGACGTCGACGACGCCCCGCACCCGTTCAGCGACCACTGGCCGTTCGTCCGCGAGGGCGTCCCCGCGTTCCAACTCCACAGCGACAGCGGCGAGCGCGGCCGCGGCTGGGGCCACACCCACGCTGACACCCGCGACAAGGTAGACGATCGCAACATCCGCGAACACGCGATGCTCACGGCGCTTCTCGTCGACGACCTGTCGAAGACGGACGCGCCGCGGCTCGACCTCGACGACCTCGCCGAGACGTTCCGCGAGAACGACTTCGAGGTGGGGATGCGCGCCGCCGGACTGTGGCCCGCCGAGTGGGAGTAG
- the truA gene encoding tRNA pseudouridine(38-40) synthase TruA, producing MRAFRVAYDGRPYYGFQRQPDVPTVEGALFDALAKLGLYDETRHRPSGYAAAGRTDAGVSAVAQTVAFDCLDWCTPRAVNSELPGTVRAWAAADVPDDFHATHDASRREYTYHLYAPQAVDGAKKRYPSPEPYAVVDDDRARSALDAVCGERDFRNLTPDDRNTIRTLSGSLCRDGDFLVLTVSAPGFARELVRRSVSLVRIVGSGAPMERIERAFSADSLEGRDGVPPAPAAGLVLTGVDYPGVEFERDEDAIATVREVFGASRVEGAVRTRVCETVLDGTAE from the coding sequence ATGCGTGCGTTCCGCGTCGCCTACGACGGCCGCCCCTACTACGGCTTCCAGCGCCAACCGGACGTACCGACGGTCGAAGGCGCGCTGTTCGACGCGCTGGCGAAACTCGGTCTCTACGACGAAACGCGTCACCGACCGTCCGGCTACGCCGCCGCCGGACGTACCGACGCGGGCGTCTCCGCCGTCGCCCAGACCGTCGCCTTCGACTGTCTCGACTGGTGTACGCCGCGGGCGGTCAACAGCGAGTTGCCGGGGACCGTTCGCGCGTGGGCCGCAGCGGACGTTCCCGACGACTTTCACGCGACCCACGACGCGAGTCGGCGCGAGTACACCTACCACCTCTACGCGCCGCAAGCGGTGGACGGTGCAAAGAAGCGGTATCCGTCGCCGGAACCGTACGCAGTCGTCGACGACGACCGGGCGCGCTCGGCGCTCGACGCGGTCTGCGGCGAACGCGACTTCCGGAACCTCACGCCCGACGACCGAAACACCATAAGGACGCTCTCGGGGTCGCTCTGTCGCGACGGCGACTTTCTGGTCCTCACCGTCTCGGCTCCGGGGTTCGCCCGCGAACTCGTCCGTCGATCCGTCTCGCTCGTCCGCATCGTCGGTTCCGGAGCGCCGATGGAGCGAATCGAGCGAGCGTTTTCTGCCGACTCGCTGGAGGGCAGAGACGGCGTGCCGCCCGCGCCCGCCGCGGGATTGGTGCTTACCGGCGTGGACTATCCGGGGGTCGAGTTCGAGCGCGACGAGGACGCGATAGCGACGGTGCGAGAAGTGTTCGGCGCGTCGCGGGTCGAGGGTGCGGTCAGAACGCGGGTTTGCGAGACGGTGCTCGACGGGACGGCGGAGTAG
- a CDS encoding universal stress protein produces MYDSILVATDGSGPSEAAVDRALDLAQRYGATLHAISIVDTRVYTDVDVRSEPVLDTLEEQSQNAVDAVAEASAAADADVPVVTDVVHGSPASGIVDYATEHDVDLVVVGTHGRHGVRRVLLGSVAERVVRNAPVPVLTVGGGDERADE; encoded by the coding sequence ATGTACGACAGTATCCTCGTCGCGACCGACGGCAGTGGCCCATCCGAGGCGGCGGTCGACCGCGCGCTCGACCTCGCACAGCGGTACGGAGCGACGCTCCACGCTATCTCGATCGTCGACACGAGAGTGTACACCGACGTCGACGTTCGGTCCGAACCCGTCCTCGACACACTCGAAGAACAGTCGCAGAACGCCGTCGACGCCGTCGCCGAGGCCAGCGCGGCCGCGGACGCGGACGTTCCCGTCGTCACGGACGTCGTACACGGGTCGCCCGCCAGCGGCATCGTCGACTACGCGACCGAACACGACGTCGACCTCGTCGTCGTCGGCACGCACGGCCGCCACGGCGTCAGACGCGTGTTGCTCGGGAGCGTCGCCGAGCGCGTCGTCAGAAACGCTCCCGTCCCGGTGTTGACTGTCGGCGGGGGCGACGAACGCGCCGACGAGTAG